A window of Variovorax paradoxus EPS genomic DNA:
AGCGGTGGCTGCGCCCATCGCCATCGTCGCGGCGATGCACGAGGAGCTGAAGGCGCTCCTCGCGCAGATGCCCGACGAGCAGCGCGTGCGCGTTGCCGGGCGCGACTTCTGGGTCGGCCATCTGCAGGGCCAGCCCGTGGTCGCGGTGCTGTCGCGCATCGGCAAGGTCGCCGCGGCAATAACGGCCACGGTGCTGCTCGAACGCTTCGGCGTGAGGGCCATCGTGTTCAGTGGAGTCGCGGGCGGACTCGCGCCGGGCGTGAATGTCGGCGACGTGGTCGTGGCGACCGAGCTGCTTCAGCACGACATGGATGCCTCGCCGCTCTTTCCGAAATACGAAGTGCCCTTGATGGGGCTTTCGCACTTCGCGACCGACGCTGCGATCAGTGAGGCACTGGCGGCTGTGGCCGAAGAGACGCTGCGCGACCCGGTGGCGTTGGTGGGGCAGGGGGCCGTCGATGAGTTCGGCCTTCATTCACCGAAGGTGCACCGCGGCTTGCTGATCAGTGGCGACCGCTTCGTCTCGACCGCCGCCGAAAGCGAAACGCTGCGCCGCCATCTGCCCAAAGCGCTCGCCGTGGAAATGGAAGGCGCCGCGGTGGCGCAGGTGTGCCACGACTACGGCGTGCCCTTCGCGGCGATGCGGACGATTTCAGACCGCGCCGACGACGAGGCTCATGGCGACTTCGCGCGCTTCGTCGCCGAGGTCGCGAGCCGCTACAGCCTTGCGCTGGTCGGCGCGTGGCTGGCCACGCTGCCGGCTGTCGACTGAGCGACGAGCAGGCGCAGATCGCGGCTCAGCGATAAGGGTTGCGTCGAATTCGAGCGCGTCGATGGCGTGATCCAGCGAGAAGCACGGTTTCTGGCCGCCAGATGAAACCTAGAATCGCGCAAACAAATGTAGGAGTTCGACATGCGAGGAGTTCTGGGAGCGCTTTCCGCCGTTTTGTTCTGCAGCCTGTTGCTGGCGGGATGCGGTGGAGGTGGAGGTGGAGGTGGTTTTCCATTCAACCTGGGTGGAAATACCCCCGAAATCAAGGATTTCGCCATCGGTGGCGGAGTCACTGGCATTTCCCCCGGCGGGCAAATCGTGTTGAAGAACAACGGAGGGGATCCGCTGACGCTGTCCGCCGATGGGCCGTTCAGCTTCAAGCAACGCATACGCGAGGGCGCGAACTACA
This region includes:
- a CDS encoding 5'-methylthioadenosine/adenosylhomocysteine nucleosidase, encoding MAAPIAIVAAMHEELKALLAQMPDEQRVRVAGRDFWVGHLQGQPVVAVLSRIGKVAAAITATVLLERFGVRAIVFSGVAGGLAPGVNVGDVVVATELLQHDMDASPLFPKYEVPLMGLSHFATDAAISEALAAVAEETLRDPVALVGQGAVDEFGLHSPKVHRGLLISGDRFVSTAAESETLRRHLPKALAVEMEGAAVAQVCHDYGVPFAAMRTISDRADDEAHGDFARFVAEVASRYSLALVGAWLATLPAVD